In Nitrospira sp., one genomic interval encodes:
- a CDS encoding NAD-dependent epimerase/dehydratase family protein has translation MAYSDEGGPPRPLTEWRDETVLVTGGAGFLGSHLCRRLLLAGAVVHATSRRPQIPGPGRGCWWQSNLSSLDEVRSLVRRTKPTIIYHLAGSVGAKPDIQYVLPTFESLLSSTIYILIAAAEIGCRRVVLSGSLTEPNLDTVLPIPSSPYAAAKWAASAYGRMFHVLYRTPVVSAVPFMTFGPHQDEKKLIPSVILSFLRGEAPELTSGRWEADWVYVDDVVDGLLAAGVVPGIEGNTLDLGSGRTRAVREVVETIATIMASAPQPNFGALPDRPSEPVRIANVQETRRRIGWSPQTVFEEGLRRTVLWYRQRAPEKRS, from the coding sequence ATGGCCTACAGTGACGAGGGGGGCCCCCCCAGGCCCCTCACCGAATGGCGAGACGAAACGGTTTTAGTCACGGGGGGGGCAGGGTTTCTCGGATCTCACCTGTGTCGCCGTCTGCTGCTAGCCGGAGCGGTCGTCCATGCCACATCACGCCGCCCTCAGATACCAGGCCCTGGGAGGGGCTGTTGGTGGCAGTCGAACCTCTCTTCATTGGACGAAGTGAGAAGCCTTGTCCGCCGAACGAAGCCAACGATAATTTATCATCTTGCAGGATCCGTCGGGGCCAAGCCCGACATTCAGTATGTACTGCCTACATTTGAAAGCCTACTCTCCAGCACCATTTATATTTTGATTGCAGCAGCTGAAATCGGTTGCCGGCGTGTCGTTTTGAGCGGATCACTGACGGAACCAAACTTGGACACTGTTCTCCCGATTCCCAGTTCTCCTTATGCGGCGGCAAAGTGGGCTGCGAGTGCGTACGGGAGAATGTTCCACGTTTTGTATCGAACTCCCGTTGTGTCGGCGGTACCGTTTATGACATTTGGCCCACATCAAGATGAGAAAAAATTGATACCTTCGGTCATATTGAGCTTTCTGAGAGGAGAAGCTCCTGAACTGACGAGTGGTCGATGGGAAGCTGACTGGGTATACGTAGATGATGTGGTAGATGGATTGTTAGCGGCCGGGGTGGTTCCTGGCATTGAAGGGAATACTCTCGATCTGGGATCGGGAAGAACGAGGGCAGTGCGAGAGGTTGTGGAAACAATCGCAACAATTATGGCGTCTGCGCCACAGCCAAATTTTGGAGCATTGCCTGATCGTCCCAGTGAACCTGTTCGCATAGCAAATGTCCAAGAGACACGACGGCGTATCGGTTGGTCTC
- a CDS encoding phytanoyl-CoA dioxygenase family protein: MNNAVYYDAPITDDLRRQMLFDGQLFVYSPRPSSLAFIEFARTLIREAFSPHDPEQAQHFMSVEIFAEVLGKLKPHFIHHPESKRHLQAVLAELGCDLEKTYFDVPKMRSSTSDNYLTTGIAYAWHPHRDTWYSAPMFQINWWIPIYDIQADNAMAFHPQYWNSPVANTSNGYNYYLWNQQHRGGHVSQYLKQDPRPLPRPTEALQLDPQLRLIVPAGGIILFSAAQMHSSVPNTSGKTRFSIDFRCVNMEDAIARCGAPRVDEACTGTTMRDYLRGSDLAHIPDDIVALYDDGTGDSGKLVYHPKAS, translated from the coding sequence CTTCGTCTCTAGCGTTTATCGAATTTGCAAGGACATTAATTCGGGAGGCGTTTTCTCCTCATGATCCAGAGCAGGCTCAGCATTTCATGTCGGTAGAAATATTTGCAGAGGTCTTGGGCAAGCTTAAGCCACACTTCATCCATCATCCAGAGTCTAAGCGACACCTTCAAGCAGTTCTGGCTGAATTGGGATGTGATCTTGAGAAAACCTACTTTGACGTTCCTAAGATGCGAAGCTCGACGAGTGATAACTATCTCACTACGGGGATAGCCTATGCCTGGCACCCCCATCGGGACACCTGGTATTCAGCGCCGATGTTTCAAATTAATTGGTGGATACCGATTTACGACATTCAGGCTGATAACGCCATGGCGTTTCACCCTCAGTATTGGAATTCGCCCGTTGCCAATACTTCAAACGGGTACAACTATTATCTCTGGAATCAACAGCATCGAGGTGGGCACGTTTCCCAGTATCTCAAACAAGACCCTCGTCCCCTTCCCCGACCCACGGAAGCCCTGCAATTGGACCCCCAGCTCAGGTTGATTGTTCCAGCCGGAGGAATCATCCTATTTTCTGCCGCGCAGATGCATTCCAGCGTACCTAATACTTCTGGAAAAACACGGTTCAGTATCGATTTTCGTTGTGTGAATATGGAGGATGCTATCGCGAGATGTGGCGCTCCACGCGTCGACGAAGCATGCACGGGAACGACCATGCGTGATTACTTGCGTGGTTCAGACCTTGCCCATATTCCAGACGATATCGTAGCCCTATATGACGATGGTACTGGGGATTCGGGAAAGCTTGTTTATCATCCAAAGGCATCGTAA